From the genome of Candidatus Hydrogenedentota bacterium:
TAGTCATGTCCATCTTGCGGTCAGGCGAAAGGCCCAGAGAGTCTTATGTCTTCGGGTGGTTGGTGAAGTAATTGAATTCAATCTCGGGAAAGACTACCGCCAGGTGACGGCATAGACCGTGCAATCCCGGCATTTCGGAAGCGCCGTGTTTCTGCCTTGGTTGTGCAAGGGGTATTCTGGGTGTCTGAGGGCGGATAGACGGGTCATACGCAGGCGGTTATAATGAGTTCCGGAGTCACGGGAGAGGAGCGGCGCGGTCGGGCTAAACCAAGGAGAATACGAATCATGCGAGCCCCTATCGATTCCTCTGGCCGCATCACGCGGCGTGGTTTTGTGCGGCAATCGGCCGCGGCCTCATTCCTCGTCATGGCGGCCCCTGCCGCCTTGGGCAGCGAAGCCAACACGCGCGTGAAGGCCGGGATTATCGGATTAGGCGGGCGCGGCAGGATGATCACGAGCATGGTGCGTGACCACGGCGGCTTCGAGATTGCCGCAGTCGCGGATTATTTTCCCGAACTCGCGCAGGAAGTGGGCAGACAATTTGGCGTGCCGGCCGAACGCTGTTTTTCCGGCCTCTCAGGTTATCAGGGCGTCATCGGGAGCGGTGTTGAGGCGGTATTCCTGGAGACGCCGCCGTATTTCTTCCCGGAACACGCCCGCGCGGCGGTGGAAGCCGGGTTGCACGTCTACATGGCGAAACCGGTCGCGGCGGATGTGCCCGGCTGCCTTATGATTGACGCCGCCGCGCAGGGGGCCGCACAAAAGAACCGGTGCTTCTTTGTCGATTATCAGATGCCCACCGACCCCGTGAATGCCGACGTCCGCCAACGTATCGCGGACGGCGGCCTCGGCAAGCTCGCCTACGTCCAGACGTTCGGCTACGGCTCCGGATTCCAGGACCCGCCGAAGACAGATACCGTCGAAAGCCGGCTGAGGAACCTGATCTGGGTGAACGACGTGGCCCTGGGCGGCGACTACATCGTGAACTACGATATTCACGCCATAGACGCCGCCCTGTGGGTCATTGGCAGAAACCCGGTCGCGGCCGCGGGCGCGTCCCGCATCTGCCGCATGGAACCGCATGGCGACTCGCGGGACGTGTGCTCGGTCGTCTACGATTTTGAAGACGGCCTTGTATTGAACCACGCCGCGGTCGCGCTTCCGAACAAGAATCCCGGCGGTCTTACTTGTATCGCGTACGGAACGGAGGGGCACGCGCAAATCAACTACTGGGGACAGGCCTTTGTAAAAGGCGGTGCAAAGGAAACCGAAGGCGGAACCGTGGACGACCTCTACAATGCGGGCGCGATCCGCAACATCGCCACCTTCCACGACGACATCATTCACCAACGCCACGAAAACCCAACCGTGCGGCGGTCCGTCGACGGCTGTCTCGTCACCATTCTCGGACGCGAAGCGGCCGCGCGACGATCGCGTATGACGATGGATGAGTTGCTGAAAGAGAATAAGCGCCTGGAAGTTGACCTGTCGGGCCTGAGGGCATGACTCGGAAAGGAGACGGGAGAGCTGGATTCACACGGCCTCTGCCATTCCTGAGTGCTTCGTTCATTCTCGACACTCCGCACAAGTGCAGGGATTAAGAAAGTCCGCGACATGAAGTATTCCTCAAGATGTCTGCTCGGCAGGCTCGCAATGATTTCAACGTACTTGCTGATGTTATGCGCGGCGAGTTGCCTCGCTATGGGGGAGGAAACCACGGTTGATCCGCTTGCCAGGGCGGCGATGCATCCGATTGTACGGGACAGGCCGGGTCCGGGCTTCTTCGAAGGCGCGCTCTTGGGCAATGGCGGCTTGGGCGCGGTCGTGACCACGCGCCCGGACGCAGTCGTGCTCCATTTCGGCCACAACAATGTATGGGATATTCGGATTGCCGAGGACAATAAGGAGAAGATCGGCGTATTTCAGGAACTCTTTGAGAAGGTCAAAGCCATTCCGGGCGACTTGCCGAGTCTGGAAGCCGACCCGTGGTATCGGGACTACCTCGAAATGACGCAGGCCAACTACCGGAAACCCTACCCGAGACCATTTCCATGCGGGTCGGTGCTGTTGGGCTTTGATCGGCGAAAAGTGGAGCTGCTGGGCTACCGGGTGGATATTGCCGCCGGCATGTGCGCTGTCAACCTGCTTGTGGATGGTCAGCCCGCGCAACTGCAACTGTTTGTGGACATGGACCGGGATTTCCTGTGGCTGCGCCTCGTGGACGCAGAGAATCATCCTCTGCCGAATTGTTTTGAAAGGGTCAAGCTAATCCCCGACCCGGATACGCCGAACGATCTCCCAGCATATCGTACAGGCAGAAACGCGGACCAGGGAACGCTCTCGTTCACGCAAGTCCTGCCGTTCAACGAGCCCGTCGGCGGCAAACCCGGCGAGTCAA
Proteins encoded in this window:
- a CDS encoding Gfo/Idh/MocA family oxidoreductase, which gives rise to MRAPIDSSGRITRRGFVRQSAAASFLVMAAPAALGSEANTRVKAGIIGLGGRGRMITSMVRDHGGFEIAAVADYFPELAQEVGRQFGVPAERCFSGLSGYQGVIGSGVEAVFLETPPYFFPEHARAAVEAGLHVYMAKPVAADVPGCLMIDAAAQGAAQKNRCFFVDYQMPTDPVNADVRQRIADGGLGKLAYVQTFGYGSGFQDPPKTDTVESRLRNLIWVNDVALGGDYIVNYDIHAIDAALWVIGRNPVAAAGASRICRMEPHGDSRDVCSVVYDFEDGLVLNHAAVALPNKNPGGLTCIAYGTEGHAQINYWGQAFVKGGAKETEGGTVDDLYNAGAIRNIATFHDDIIHQRHENPTVRRSVDGCLVTILGREAAARRSRMTMDELLKENKRLEVDLSGLRA